In Bacillus sp. Cs-700, one genomic interval encodes:
- the sigE gene encoding RNA polymerase sporulation sigma factor SigE — protein sequence MGKIRIKIVLWWQRILMKLGIKPDEIYYIGGSEALPPPLSKDEEAHLLIQLPKGDKAARSILIERNLRLVVYIARKFENTGINIEDLISIGTIGLIKAVNTFNPEKKIKLATYASRCIENEILMFLRRNNKIRSEVSFDEPLNVDWDGNELLLSDVLGTDEDIITRGIEARVDRRLLVKALETLNPREKQIMELRFGLAGEEEKTQKDVADLLGISQSYISRLEKRIIKRLRKEFNKMV from the coding sequence ATGGGGAAAATAAGAATTAAGATTGTTCTCTGGTGGCAGCGTATCTTAATGAAATTAGGAATTAAACCTGATGAAATTTACTACATAGGAGGGAGCGAAGCGCTTCCTCCTCCTCTATCGAAAGACGAAGAAGCACATTTGTTAATTCAGTTACCTAAAGGGGATAAAGCGGCAAGATCAATCTTAATTGAACGGAACCTTCGCTTAGTCGTTTATATAGCGCGGAAATTTGAGAATACGGGAATTAATATTGAAGATTTGATAAGCATAGGCACAATAGGATTAATTAAAGCTGTGAACACGTTTAATCCTGAGAAGAAGATCAAACTTGCTACCTACGCTTCACGGTGTATTGAAAATGAGATTTTAATGTTTTTGAGAAGAAATAATAAAATCCGATCTGAAGTATCGTTTGATGAGCCGCTTAATGTGGACTGGGATGGAAATGAATTGCTTCTTTCAGACGTTCTTGGTACGGATGAAGATATTATTACGAGAGGAATTGAAGCTCGCGTTGATCGTCGTCTGCTTGTTAAAGCGTTAGAAACTCTAAATCCACGAGAAAAACAAATTATGGAGTTAAGATTTGGTCTAGCGGGAGAAGAGGAGAAAACGCAAAAAGATGTTGCCGATCTTCTCGGTATATCTCAATCTTATATTTCAAGGCTTGAAAAACGCATCATAAAACGTCTTCGAAAAGAATTCAATAAAATGGTCTAA
- the ftsZ gene encoding cell division protein FtsZ, translated as MLEFDMNMEQLAQIKVIGVGGGGSNAVNRMIENGVQGVEFIAVNTDAQALNLAKAEVKMQIGGKLTRGLGAGANPEIGKKAAEESKEQIQEALSGADMVFVTAGMGGGTGTGAAPVIAEIAKELGALTVGVVTRPFTFEGKKRSTQAVTGIAMLKEKVDTLIVIPNDRLLEIVDKNTPMLEAFREADNVLRQGVQGISDLIAVPGLINLDFADVKTIMTERGSALMGIGIATGENRASEAAKKAISSPLLETSIDGAKGVLMNITGGSNLSLYEVNEAADIVSSASDENVNMIFGSVINEDLKDEILVTVIATGFDENENKKKTVPRPSAQSKQSAPIQQPKHEEEEAQPEPSKFGARADESNDTLDIPTFLRNRKRNRR; from the coding sequence ATGTTAGAGTTTGATATGAATATGGAACAATTAGCACAGATAAAAGTAATCGGTGTCGGCGGAGGCGGAAGCAACGCTGTTAATCGTATGATTGAAAATGGTGTACAAGGTGTTGAATTTATTGCGGTTAACACCGATGCACAGGCATTAAACCTAGCGAAGGCAGAGGTGAAGATGCAAATTGGTGGTAAATTAACAAGAGGTCTTGGAGCTGGAGCTAATCCTGAAATTGGCAAGAAAGCTGCAGAAGAAAGCAAAGAACAGATCCAGGAAGCACTTAGTGGTGCGGATATGGTATTCGTCACGGCAGGAATGGGTGGCGGAACAGGTACTGGAGCAGCACCTGTTATTGCTGAAATCGCAAAAGAGCTTGGCGCATTAACCGTAGGTGTTGTGACGCGTCCATTTACATTTGAAGGTAAAAAGCGTTCAACACAAGCTGTTACTGGTATTGCTATGCTGAAAGAAAAAGTCGATACGTTAATTGTTATTCCTAACGATCGTCTACTGGAAATTGTAGACAAGAATACGCCAATGCTTGAAGCGTTCCGTGAAGCGGACAACGTTCTTCGTCAGGGTGTTCAAGGTATTTCTGATCTTATTGCGGTACCAGGACTGATTAACCTTGACTTTGCGGATGTAAAAACCATTATGACTGAACGAGGTTCTGCTCTAATGGGTATCGGTATTGCAACTGGTGAAAATCGCGCATCTGAAGCAGCTAAGAAAGCTATATCAAGTCCACTTCTTGAAACATCAATTGATGGAGCAAAAGGTGTTCTAATGAACATTACAGGTGGTTCTAACCTGAGTCTTTATGAAGTGAACGAAGCGGCTGATATCGTTTCTTCCGCATCTGATGAAAATGTGAACATGATTTTCGGTTCTGTTATTAATGAAGATCTAAAAGATGAAATTCTCGTTACTGTGATTGCGACAGGATTTGACGAGAATGAGAATAAGAAAAAGACGGTTCCACGTCCTTCTGCTCAGTCGAAGCAAAGCGCTCCGATTCAGCAACCTAAGCACGAAGAAGAAGAAGCACAGCCGGAACCATCCAAATTTGGCGCGCGCGCTGACGAATCCAATGACACATTGGACATCCCTACGTTCTTACGTAATCGTAAACGCAATCGACGCTAA
- the spoVE gene encoding stage V sporulation protein E, with translation MPKTKSTPDLVFLTATLVLLAIGLIMVYSASAVWASYKFDDAFFFAKRQLLFAGVGVAAMFFVMNVEYWTWRTWSKVGVLICFILLVLVLIPGVGLVRGGARSWLGVGAFSIQPSEFTKLAMIAFLAKYLSENQKRITSFKKGLVPSLGLVFVAFGMIMLQPDLGTGAVMVGTCVVMIFISGARIAHFVWLGMLGLVGFAVLILSAPYRIARITSYLDPWSDPLGSGFQIIQSLYAIGPGGLMGLGLGQSRQKFYYLPEPQTDFIFAILSEELGFIGGSFVILLFALLLWRGIRIALRAPDLFGSLLAVGIIGMLAIQVMINIGVVTGLMPVTGITLPFLSYGGSSLTLMLVAMGVLLNISRYAKF, from the coding sequence TTGCCGAAAACAAAATCAACGCCAGATCTGGTCTTTTTAACTGCAACACTTGTTCTGTTAGCAATTGGATTAATTATGGTTTACAGTGCAAGCGCCGTATGGGCCTCCTATAAATTTGACGATGCGTTTTTCTTTGCGAAGAGGCAGCTTCTTTTTGCAGGCGTAGGCGTGGCTGCCATGTTCTTCGTTATGAACGTTGAATATTGGACGTGGCGGACATGGTCAAAAGTAGGAGTGCTCATCTGCTTTATCCTGCTTGTCTTAGTACTTATTCCAGGAGTAGGACTTGTTCGTGGAGGAGCGAGAAGCTGGCTTGGTGTTGGTGCGTTTTCAATTCAGCCTTCGGAATTCACAAAGCTTGCAATGATTGCTTTTCTTGCAAAGTACTTATCTGAAAATCAGAAACGAATTACGTCGTTTAAAAAAGGTCTCGTTCCGTCACTCGGACTTGTCTTTGTTGCATTTGGCATGATCATGCTTCAACCGGATCTTGGTACAGGAGCCGTGATGGTTGGAACGTGCGTTGTGATGATTTTTATTTCGGGCGCTAGAATTGCACATTTCGTGTGGCTTGGTATGCTTGGTTTGGTAGGGTTTGCTGTACTCATTTTATCTGCGCCATACCGAATTGCGAGAATTACATCTTACCTCGATCCGTGGAGTGACCCATTAGGTAGTGGTTTCCAAATTATTCAGTCCTTATATGCAATAGGACCTGGAGGGTTGATGGGGCTTGGTCTAGGACAGAGTAGACAGAAGTTCTATTATTTACCTGAGCCACAAACGGACTTTATCTTTGCCATATTATCAGAAGAACTTGGGTTTATTGGCGGAAGCTTTGTGATCCTTTTGTTTGCTCTTCTTCTCTGGCGAGGAATACGAATCGCCTTACGAGCACCTGATTTGTTCGGAAGCCTCCTTGCGGTTGGAATTATTGGCATGCTAGCGATCCAGGTCATGATCAATATCGGGGTAGTGACCGGTTTAATGCCTGTTACAGGGATCACCTTACCTTTTCTTAGCTATGGAGGATCTTCCTTAACTTTAATGCTTGTTGCGATGGGCGTCTTATTAAATATTAGTCGATATGCAAAGTTCTAA
- a CDS encoding FtsQ-type POTRA domain-containing protein yields the protein MEDRKVVTIEDRIPTLKAQRKQRANRRLVVYLSIFFFLILLIIYFQSSLSHIRNVEVSGNNYVSDKEIIQLSELDNSVSFWNLNTEKVEMKVEESKEIANVTVSRQFPATAKVKVVENARVAYLKKGSQYFPILQSGAILDALPKGDTPVSAPILMQWNESTELSDMAGELRKVNLSIINRISEIHYTPAGDKAFNLTLYMTDGYEVKTSIADFSEKMNSYPLIVEKLKDKAKGVLYLNEGSWLEPYEEVPTNDEENKETS from the coding sequence ATGGAAGATCGCAAAGTTGTAACAATTGAAGACCGGATCCCCACTCTGAAAGCACAGCGGAAGCAACGTGCGAATCGAAGGTTGGTTGTATATCTATCAATCTTTTTCTTTCTTATTTTGCTGATTATTTACTTCCAATCTTCCTTAAGTCATATTCGGAACGTAGAAGTTTCTGGAAACAATTACGTTTCTGATAAAGAAATCATTCAGTTGAGCGAACTAGATAATAGCGTAAGCTTTTGGAACTTAAACACTGAGAAAGTAGAAATGAAGGTTGAGGAGTCGAAAGAAATTGCAAATGTAACTGTGTCAAGGCAATTTCCTGCGACTGCAAAAGTAAAAGTTGTTGAAAATGCGCGTGTGGCCTATTTGAAAAAGGGTAGTCAGTATTTCCCGATTTTACAATCTGGTGCGATTCTTGATGCGCTTCCTAAAGGAGATACGCCAGTAAGCGCTCCGATCTTAATGCAGTGGAATGAAAGTACAGAGCTATCTGACATGGCAGGAGAGCTTCGGAAGGTAAATTTAAGTATCATTAATCGTATTTCTGAAATACACTACACGCCGGCTGGTGATAAAGCGTTTAACTTAACGCTCTATATGACAGATGGTTATGAAGTAAAAACAAGTATTGCTGATTTTTCTGAGAAAATGAATAGTTACCCACTGATTGTAGAGAAGCTTAAGGATAAAGCTAAAGGAGTTCTTTATTTGAATGAGGGTAGTTGGCTAGAGCCATACGAAGAAGTTCCGACAAATGATGAAGAGAATAAAGAGACTTCATAA
- a CDS encoding homoserine dehydrogenase — protein sequence MKDCVSVGLLGLGTVGSGVVHMIDSHQKELQQRVGCEVKVAKVLVRDMDKARSVDLDESVLTLDPDDVINNPEVDVVIEVIGGIDQAKEFILSSLQNHKHVVTANKDLMAIHGRELLSAAVENESDLFYEASVAGGIPILRSLVEGLSSDRITKLMGIVNGTTNYILTKMTKNNVPYDSVLKEAQELGFAEADPTADVEGLDAARKMVILGTLGFSMKVGLDDVKVEGITRVDEDDIAYSKKLGYTIKLLGIASSTDGSIELSVQPTLLPSRHPLASVNDEYNAVYVYGEAVGETMFYGPGAGQLPTATAVVSDLVAVIKNMRLGVNGKSVILPQHDRKLKDDEQIKSKHFIRLIVKDEPGAFSKISHLFQDRGLSLEKLIQEPVVNKGTAELVIITHETNQRAFEDVHNRLRDLDVVVEVKSRYRVEGM from the coding sequence ATGAAGGATTGCGTATCAGTTGGATTATTAGGACTAGGAACGGTTGGTAGTGGTGTCGTACATATGATTGATTCTCATCAAAAAGAATTGCAGCAGCGAGTTGGCTGTGAAGTGAAAGTAGCTAAAGTTCTTGTAAGAGATATGGATAAAGCACGAAGCGTAGATTTAGATGAAAGTGTACTAACACTTGATCCAGATGATGTTATCAATAATCCCGAAGTTGACGTAGTGATTGAAGTAATTGGTGGAATTGATCAAGCAAAAGAATTTATTCTTTCATCACTTCAAAATCATAAACACGTTGTGACTGCAAATAAAGATTTGATGGCCATTCATGGAAGAGAGTTACTAAGCGCTGCGGTTGAGAATGAAAGTGATCTTTTCTATGAAGCTAGTGTAGCAGGTGGGATTCCAATCCTTAGAAGTTTAGTAGAAGGATTATCTTCGGACCGCATTACGAAATTAATGGGGATCGTAAATGGCACAACAAACTATATTTTAACAAAGATGACAAAAAACAATGTCCCTTACGATAGTGTTTTGAAAGAAGCACAGGAGCTAGGCTTTGCAGAAGCAGATCCTACAGCGGATGTAGAAGGACTTGATGCTGCTAGGAAAATGGTTATTCTTGGAACGCTCGGCTTTTCAATGAAAGTAGGCTTAGACGATGTTAAGGTAGAAGGCATTACTCGAGTAGATGAAGATGATATTGCATACAGTAAAAAGCTAGGTTACACCATTAAATTATTAGGAATTGCGAGTTCAACAGATGGTTCGATTGAGTTATCCGTTCAGCCAACCTTGCTTCCGTCAAGGCATCCATTAGCTTCCGTTAACGATGAGTATAATGCAGTCTATGTATACGGTGAAGCCGTTGGAGAAACAATGTTCTACGGCCCTGGTGCTGGCCAGCTGCCAACCGCAACGGCTGTTGTATCGGATCTTGTTGCAGTAATCAAGAACATGAGACTAGGCGTAAATGGAAAAAGCGTTATTCTTCCACAGCATGATCGTAAGCTTAAAGATGATGAACAAATCAAAAGTAAGCATTTTATTCGCTTGATTGTAAAAGATGAACCTGGAGCTTTTTCTAAGATCTCACACCTCTTCCAGGATCGCGGCTTAAGTTTAGAAAAATTAATTCAAGAACCTGTTGTCAATAAAGGAACTGCAGAACTTGTCATCATCACACATGAAACAAATCAGAGAGCATTTGAGGACGTGCATAATCGATTAAGAGATCTGGATGTTGTTGTAGAAGTGAAAAGTCGCTACCGCGTGGAGGGAATGTAA
- the thrC gene encoding threonine synthase has protein sequence MSWNGLIKHYKEYLPLTEETPQLTLNEGNTPLLKLDQLSDELGISLHVKIEGANPTGSFKDRGMVMAVAKAKEEGSDAIICASTGNTAAAAAAYGARAGLRCIIVIPKGKVALGKLAQAMIYGAEIFEIDGNFDEALRMVRDIAETEPIALVNSVNPYRLEGQKTAAFEVCDQLGEAPDVLAIPVGNAGNISAYWKGFKEYVSEENRPQMRGFEAEGSAAIVQKKIIPNPETIATAIRIGNPASWHLAEEAVIESKGKIDSVTDDEILHAYQELAKKEGVFAEPASCASVAGVMKQVASGEIKKGTKVVAVLTGNGLKDPATAMDNVIAKPRVVAADKTAFLEELKGCVSH, from the coding sequence ATGAGCTGGAACGGACTAATTAAGCATTATAAAGAGTATTTACCACTTACAGAGGAAACGCCGCAGCTCACTTTAAATGAAGGAAATACCCCTCTCTTAAAGCTTGATCAACTGTCAGACGAACTTGGCATTTCACTGCACGTTAAAATTGAAGGGGCGAACCCGACTGGCTCTTTTAAAGATCGTGGTATGGTGATGGCGGTAGCTAAAGCAAAGGAAGAAGGCAGTGATGCGATCATTTGCGCATCAACTGGTAACACAGCAGCCGCAGCAGCTGCCTATGGAGCAAGGGCAGGTTTACGCTGTATCATCGTTATTCCAAAAGGAAAAGTAGCGCTTGGAAAGCTAGCTCAGGCAATGATTTATGGTGCAGAAATTTTTGAGATTGATGGAAATTTTGATGAAGCGTTACGAATGGTTCGTGATATTGCTGAAACAGAACCAATTGCACTAGTAAACTCTGTTAATCCTTATCGTTTAGAAGGGCAAAAAACAGCGGCTTTTGAAGTCTGTGACCAGCTAGGTGAGGCACCAGATGTGTTAGCTATTCCTGTTGGAAATGCGGGCAACATTTCAGCTTATTGGAAAGGCTTCAAAGAATATGTCTCAGAAGAAAATCGCCCTCAAATGCGAGGATTTGAGGCTGAAGGGTCAGCGGCAATTGTTCAAAAGAAAATCATACCGAATCCAGAAACGATTGCTACGGCGATCCGAATCGGCAATCCAGCTAGCTGGCATCTAGCTGAGGAGGCTGTTATCGAGTCAAAGGGGAAAATTGATAGTGTAACAGATGATGAAATCCTGCATGCTTATCAGGAACTTGCTAAAAAAGAGGGTGTCTTTGCAGAACCAGCCTCTTGTGCTTCAGTGGCAGGAGTGATGAAACAAGTCGCTTCTGGCGAAATTAAGAAAGGAACAAAAGTAGTTGCGGTCTTAACAGGTAATGGATTGAAAGATCCTGCAACTGCGATGGACAATGTGATCGCGAAACCACGAGTTGTCGCAGCAGATAAAACAGCGTTTCTTGAAGAACTTAAGGGATGTGTCAGCCATTGA
- the spoIIGA gene encoding sigma-E processing peptidase SpoIIGA: MAVYLDVIWLLNFCFDYMLLALTGILLKKNVKKRRLATGALVASFYVLFLFVPSLSFMTLPLMKLLYSFVIVFMTFGFTRFRSFIQCWLLFYFVTFMIGGGMMGAHYFFQQDVTVVNGAIATKSTGFGDPISWAFVLIGFPVVWLFSKRRVEKLETTRIHFDQLANVSIRIDEVTISATGLIDSGNQLQDPLSGSPVMILDMTVHESNFPPTLIEKAKNITEFQDEGEGDRWEHRLRIVPFRAVGQDHQFLCAVKPDEVMISLEGRSLTVKKVLVGLSFHSISGEKDYSCILHPKMLTGHKATAS; this comes from the coding sequence GTGGCAGTATACCTTGATGTGATTTGGCTATTGAATTTTTGTTTCGATTATATGCTACTTGCGCTAACCGGGATACTGCTAAAGAAAAATGTTAAGAAAAGACGACTTGCGACAGGTGCATTAGTTGCTTCTTTTTACGTTCTTTTTCTTTTTGTTCCATCATTGAGTTTTATGACACTTCCACTGATGAAATTACTTTACTCCTTCGTGATTGTTTTCATGACGTTTGGATTTACGCGATTCCGTAGTTTTATTCAATGCTGGCTTCTTTTTTACTTTGTGACGTTTATGATCGGTGGAGGAATGATGGGAGCTCATTACTTTTTTCAGCAAGATGTGACGGTTGTTAACGGAGCAATCGCAACAAAAAGTACTGGATTTGGTGATCCGATAAGTTGGGCATTTGTCTTAATCGGTTTTCCTGTAGTATGGCTTTTTTCGAAAAGGAGAGTTGAGAAACTTGAAACAACGCGCATTCATTTTGATCAATTGGCCAATGTGTCAATCCGAATTGATGAGGTAACAATTTCAGCAACTGGATTGATCGATAGTGGCAATCAGCTTCAGGATCCGTTAAGTGGTTCACCGGTAATGATTCTTGATATGACCGTACATGAATCGAATTTCCCGCCAACTTTAATTGAGAAAGCAAAAAATATTACCGAATTTCAAGATGAGGGAGAGGGGGACCGCTGGGAACACAGGTTACGAATTGTTCCGTTTCGAGCAGTCGGACAAGATCACCAATTCTTGTGTGCTGTAAAGCCGGATGAAGTGATGATCTCATTAGAAGGTCGTTCGTTAACAGTAAAAAAAGTGCTTGTTGGGTTAAGTTTTCATTCTATTTCTGGAGAAAAAGATTATTCGTGCATACTTCATCCGAAAATGCTGACAGGACATAAGGCGACTGCGTCATAG
- the thrB gene encoding homoserine kinase, with amino-acid sequence MIKDECLYLKVPGSTSNLGPGFDSIGLAINRYLHVKIEPSTEWSFHYIDFDDRFPSGKDNMIYQTIEEIERKYGKVKEPRPFAVTMTSELPLERGLGSSAAAIVAAVEIANYAMELGLTLEEKVQIATVFEGHADNVAASLYGGLVIAAGQEGLDTISHKVMDLEMVALIPNHKLKTTDSRSVLPNMLPYQEAVEASSIANLFIGAALQNNWRLAGKLMARDLFHQPYRKHLVPDLEQVHEFAISHGGYGAALSGAGPTLIVFAPSGSSEYLQQSLAKRFPIYQCEVLHPTSTGIEVTVGAYENQSI; translated from the coding sequence TTGATAAAAGACGAATGTCTTTACTTGAAAGTTCCAGGAAGCACGTCAAACCTTGGACCGGGATTTGATTCAATTGGTCTTGCCATCAATCGTTATTTACATGTAAAAATTGAACCTTCGACCGAATGGTCTTTTCACTATATTGATTTTGATGACCGTTTTCCATCTGGAAAAGACAATATGATCTATCAAACAATTGAAGAAATTGAGAGAAAGTATGGGAAAGTGAAAGAGCCGAGGCCTTTCGCTGTCACGATGACAAGCGAGCTTCCTTTAGAAAGAGGGCTTGGGAGTAGTGCTGCAGCGATTGTAGCGGCTGTAGAAATAGCAAATTATGCAATGGAGCTTGGTCTGACGTTAGAAGAAAAAGTGCAAATTGCTACGGTGTTTGAAGGTCATGCTGATAACGTTGCTGCCTCTCTTTATGGTGGTTTAGTCATCGCTGCAGGCCAAGAGGGTTTAGACACAATATCACATAAAGTTATGGATTTAGAAATGGTAGCCTTAATTCCAAATCATAAATTAAAAACAACAGATTCTCGTTCTGTTCTTCCTAATATGTTACCTTATCAGGAAGCTGTGGAAGCGAGTAGTATTGCAAATCTTTTTATTGGGGCAGCACTCCAAAACAATTGGAGGTTAGCTGGTAAATTAATGGCGCGTGACCTTTTTCATCAGCCATATCGAAAGCACCTTGTACCTGATCTTGAACAAGTCCATGAATTTGCAATAAGTCATGGTGGATACGGTGCTGCGTTAAGTGGAGCTGGACCAACTTTAATTGTCTTTGCTCCAAGCGGCTCCTCAGAGTATCTTCAACAATCGCTAGCAAAGCGTTTTCCGATTTACCAATGTGAAGTGCTTCACCCAACGTCTACCGGGATAGAAGTAACCGTTGGAGCTTATGAAAATCAATCAATCTAA
- the ftsA gene encoding cell division protein FtsA, which yields MNSNEIYVSLDIGTSNVKVIIGQMTNDSLNILGVGSAPSDGIRKGSIVDIDETVRSIKQAVENAERMVGLSVRSVIVGINGNHVQLQPCHGVVAVSSEDREIHDEDIARVIDAAQVVSIPPEREIIDVIPGQFVVDGLDGITDPRGMIGVRLEMEGTIITGSKTVLHNLLRCVEKAGLEIADICLQPLACGSMALSKDERNLGVALVNMGAGSTTISIFEEGNLKATSVLQIGGDHVTKDISIGLRTTTEEAERIKIKHGNAFVDLASEEEAFTVSTIGSSAEQEFNQYELAHIIEPRIEEMLELIEDEIKRMGIRELPGGFVLTGGMVGMDGVLELAREILQHNVRVAVPDYIGVREPQYTTGIGLIQFTYKNVKIQGKEVAASLNPEEEVKPKRRTKAEPQPGEKSSSPGMKEKVKNFFNLFVE from the coding sequence ATGAACAGCAATGAGATTTATGTGAGTCTAGACATCGGTACATCCAATGTGAAAGTAATCATTGGCCAGATGACGAACGATTCTTTAAATATACTAGGAGTTGGCAGTGCGCCTTCCGATGGAATTCGAAAAGGATCGATTGTGGATATAGATGAAACTGTTCGTTCAATTAAACAGGCAGTAGAAAACGCAGAAAGAATGGTAGGTTTATCGGTTCGTTCTGTGATTGTGGGGATCAACGGCAATCACGTCCAGCTACAGCCCTGTCATGGGGTAGTGGCGGTATCAAGTGAGGATCGTGAAATTCATGATGAAGATATTGCTAGAGTAATTGACGCAGCACAGGTTGTTTCTATCCCTCCTGAGCGAGAAATTATTGATGTAATTCCAGGTCAATTCGTGGTTGATGGACTGGATGGCATTACGGATCCACGTGGCATGATTGGTGTGCGCCTTGAAATGGAAGGGACAATCATTACAGGTTCTAAAACAGTATTACATAATTTATTAAGATGCGTAGAAAAAGCGGGTCTTGAAATTGCTGATATTTGTCTACAACCGCTTGCATGTGGATCAATGGCTTTATCAAAAGATGAACGTAATCTTGGCGTAGCTCTCGTTAACATGGGTGCTGGTTCGACGACGATTTCCATCTTTGAAGAAGGGAACCTGAAAGCCACGTCTGTTTTACAAATTGGTGGCGATCATGTAACAAAAGATATTTCGATTGGTCTTAGAACAACGACTGAAGAAGCTGAGCGAATTAAGATCAAGCACGGCAATGCTTTCGTTGATCTTGCTTCAGAAGAGGAAGCTTTCACTGTATCCACAATAGGCAGTTCGGCTGAACAAGAATTTAATCAGTACGAATTAGCTCATATTATAGAACCTCGGATCGAAGAGATGTTAGAATTGATAGAAGACGAAATTAAGCGAATGGGAATTCGTGAATTGCCGGGCGGATTTGTTCTAACCGGTGGTATGGTCGGAATGGACGGTGTACTTGAACTCGCACGAGAAATTCTGCAACATAATGTACGTGTTGCTGTCCCAGACTATATCGGCGTACGCGAACCGCAATATACAACTGGCATTGGTCTTATCCAATTCACGTATAAAAACGTGAAGATTCAGGGTAAAGAAGTCGCAGCATCACTTAACCCTGAAGAAGAAGTGAAGCCCAAGCGTAGAACAAAAGCCGAACCTCAACCAGGTGAGAAATCTTCTTCACCGGGTATGAAAGAGAAAGTAAAGAATTTCTTTAATCTATTTGTTGAATAA
- the murD gene encoding UDP-N-acetylmuramoyl-L-alanine--D-glutamate ligase — protein MKKVNYENKCVLVLGIAKSGFAAAKLLRSLGATVTVNDREQVENNPKAIELQELGFEVIGGGHSLELLDGIDLIVKNPGIPYQNPLLVEAVKRDIPIVTEVEIAGEISEAPFIAITGSNGKTTTTTLIGQLLNQTPANPIVAGNIGTVVCEVAAEATPDQTLVTELSSFQLQGTVNFHPHISVLLNLYEAHLDYHGTKDAYAAAKARMFRNQTNEDFAVYNADDSLVSSFAEASKASLVPFSATKILDDGVFIEDSWIVFRKEKVIKIDELSMKQNIENTLAAIAVAKLSGVSNEKIHQELTNFHGVKHRLQFVGEVSGRKFFNDSKATNSIATKKALDSFEKPVILLAGGLDRGNDFDDLNTYFKTKVKHLITFGETASKLKQTANQAGLNSVTVVDNVEEAVSTAYHLSGTGDVILLSPACASWDQFKTFEERGDIFIEAMHRL, from the coding sequence ATGAAAAAAGTAAATTATGAAAATAAATGTGTACTCGTATTAGGCATCGCGAAAAGTGGATTTGCAGCAGCAAAATTGCTTCGTTCTCTTGGCGCAACCGTTACAGTCAATGATCGCGAGCAAGTTGAGAATAATCCAAAAGCTATTGAACTTCAGGAATTAGGTTTTGAAGTGATCGGTGGGGGACACTCGCTCGAGTTACTTGATGGAATTGACTTAATTGTTAAAAATCCTGGGATTCCATATCAAAACCCGCTCCTTGTAGAAGCAGTAAAAAGAGATATCCCAATCGTAACTGAAGTGGAAATTGCCGGAGAGATTTCTGAAGCGCCATTTATTGCGATTACTGGTTCAAACGGAAAAACAACAACGACGACTTTAATTGGTCAACTATTAAATCAAACGCCGGCTAATCCGATCGTCGCTGGAAATATCGGAACGGTTGTTTGTGAAGTTGCAGCCGAAGCAACACCTGATCAAACGCTTGTAACGGAGCTATCAAGCTTTCAATTACAAGGTACGGTAAATTTCCATCCACATATTTCTGTTCTTCTTAATCTTTATGAAGCGCATCTTGATTATCATGGTACAAAAGACGCTTACGCAGCAGCGAAGGCCCGTATGTTCCGAAATCAAACGAACGAGGATTTTGCCGTTTATAATGCAGATGATTCGCTAGTTTCTTCGTTTGCAGAAGCTTCAAAAGCTTCTCTAGTTCCATTTTCAGCTACTAAAATCCTAGATGATGGTGTTTTTATTGAAGATAGTTGGATCGTCTTTAGAAAAGAAAAAGTGATCAAAATAGATGAGTTATCCATGAAGCAGAACATTGAGAATACACTTGCCGCTATTGCTGTAGCGAAGTTATCCGGTGTGTCGAACGAAAAAATTCATCAAGAACTTACGAATTTTCATGGTGTGAAACATCGCCTACAATTTGTTGGCGAAGTAAGTGGACGTAAATTTTTCAATGATTCAAAAGCAACGAATTCAATCGCTACAAAAAAAGCGTTAGATTCATTTGAGAAGCCAGTAATCCTTCTTGCGGGTGGCCTGGATCGTGGAAATGACTTTGATGATTTAAATACCTATTTTAAAACAAAAGTAAAGCACTTGATTACGTTTGGGGAAACCGCTTCGAAATTGAAACAAACGGCTAACCAAGCAGGACTGAATTCTGTCACAGTTGTCGATAATGTAGAAGAAGCTGTTTCAACAGCGTATCATCTATCCGGAACGGGAGATGTTATTCTTCTTTCACCAGCTTGCGCAAGCTGGGATCAGTTCAAAACGTTTGAAGAGCGAGGAGACATCTTTATTGAGGCAATGCATAGACTCTAA